The Saccharomonospora cyanea NA-134 genome includes a region encoding these proteins:
- a CDS encoding AAA family ATPase: protein MLIVNNVCGVIRGKPELVRFSVAALLAEGHLLVEDVPGLGKTTLARCLARSIDGRWSRIQFTPDLLPGDVTGVTVYHQKDEEFAFHPGAVFANVVVADEINRGMPRTQSALLEVMAERRVTVDGTAHEVPRPFLVLATQNPIELEGTYRLPEAQRDRFLMRLSVGYPDVETEVLVIMSDCAGVSADDLSPVVDVETLREVIADVRMVHLERAVVEYAARLAAATREHKAVRYGASPRGSIALVRTAQALAAMEGRTFVTPDDVKDVTVPVLAHRLVLTAEAELGQHAPEEVVREVLTATPAPALSPGR from the coding sequence ATGCTCATCGTCAACAACGTGTGCGGCGTGATCCGGGGTAAGCCGGAGCTGGTGCGGTTCTCCGTCGCGGCGCTGCTCGCCGAGGGCCACCTGCTCGTCGAGGACGTTCCGGGCCTCGGCAAGACGACGCTCGCCCGCTGTCTCGCCCGCAGTATCGACGGCCGCTGGAGCCGTATCCAGTTCACCCCGGACCTGCTGCCCGGCGATGTCACCGGCGTGACCGTCTACCACCAGAAGGACGAGGAGTTCGCCTTCCACCCGGGGGCCGTGTTCGCCAACGTCGTGGTGGCCGACGAGATCAACCGGGGTATGCCCCGCACCCAGTCCGCGCTGCTGGAGGTCATGGCGGAGCGGCGTGTCACCGTGGACGGGACCGCCCACGAGGTGCCCCGGCCGTTCCTGGTGCTGGCGACACAGAACCCGATCGAGCTGGAGGGCACGTACCGGCTGCCGGAGGCGCAGCGCGACCGGTTCCTCATGCGGCTGTCCGTCGGCTATCCCGACGTGGAGACCGAGGTGCTGGTCATCATGAGCGACTGCGCGGGTGTGAGTGCTGACGACCTGTCGCCCGTGGTGGACGTCGAGACGTTGCGTGAGGTCATCGCGGACGTGCGCATGGTCCACCTCGAACGAGCCGTCGTCGAGTACGCCGCGCGGCTCGCCGCGGCGACCCGCGAGCACAAGGCCGTGCGGTACGGTGCGAGCCCCCGCGGGAGTATCGCGCTCGTGCGGACGGCGCAGGCGCTGGCCGCCATGGAGGGCCGCACCTTCGTCACCCCCGACGACGTCAAGGACGTGACCGTACCCGTTCTCGCGCATCGGCTGGTACTCACCGCCGAAGCGGAGCTGGGACAGCACGCTCCCGAGGAGGTCGTGCGTGAGGTTCTGACGGCGACGCCCGCACCGGCGCTGAGCCCCGGGCGGTGA
- a CDS encoding DUF58 domain-containing protein, whose amino-acid sequence MRLTARGAVVLAVSVAMLLFGQWAGYPLPRGLGAAGSLSVVAALALSARGPKVEARRVVFPERVERGSPALARLSLTNASTRWQQGLRLTDGVAHARQELRTSALRPGQSTVRRYELPTTRRGRYAVGPLTLYRVGPFGLASRRWTAGETATLWVHPRRLAARPLPGRLLRHARHTGTPGALRGVEDLRDVREYVPGDEVRHLYWKATARTGRLMVRDLVDPGQPRVTVAVDTRSDVLSPELFEDAVDVAASVLTACGRAGQPTRLVTSAGRELVAGPGEETTRMLLDELCVVCQEGERADPVVPEVSAARSASDVLVVVTSVRADPDSWRVPARRSPAAICLLLGDEPGVSVDSGVTVLRAPTANEAVGWWNKFVA is encoded by the coding sequence ATGCGGCTCACCGCCCGGGGAGCCGTGGTGCTCGCCGTCTCGGTCGCGATGCTCCTGTTCGGACAGTGGGCCGGTTATCCGTTGCCGCGGGGACTCGGCGCGGCGGGTTCCCTGTCGGTGGTCGCGGCACTCGCGCTGTCCGCCCGCGGGCCGAAGGTGGAGGCGCGGAGGGTCGTGTTTCCCGAGCGGGTGGAGCGCGGCAGCCCGGCGTTGGCACGCCTGTCGTTGACGAACGCGTCGACGCGGTGGCAACAGGGGCTGCGCCTCACGGACGGTGTCGCCCACGCACGGCAGGAGCTGCGGACCTCGGCGTTGCGGCCGGGACAGAGCACGGTCCGACGCTACGAGTTGCCGACGACCCGGCGCGGCAGGTACGCCGTCGGCCCGCTCACCCTGTATCGGGTGGGTCCGTTCGGTCTGGCGAGCAGACGGTGGACGGCGGGCGAGACGGCGACCCTGTGGGTCCACCCACGTCGACTGGCCGCCCGGCCGCTGCCCGGAAGGCTGCTCCGCCACGCGCGGCACACCGGGACCCCTGGCGCGCTTCGGGGTGTGGAGGACCTGCGGGACGTGCGCGAGTACGTGCCGGGCGACGAGGTGCGGCACCTGTACTGGAAGGCGACCGCGCGCACGGGCCGGTTGATGGTCCGCGACCTCGTCGATCCGGGACAGCCCAGGGTGACGGTGGCGGTGGACACCCGGTCGGACGTGCTGTCGCCGGAGCTGTTCGAGGACGCCGTGGACGTCGCCGCGTCGGTGCTCACCGCCTGCGGGCGGGCGGGGCAGCCCACGCGGCTGGTGACGTCCGCCGGACGGGAGCTCGTCGCCGGACCCGGCGAGGAGACCACGCGGATGCTGCTCGACGAGCTGTGTGTCGTGTGCCAGGAGGGTGAGCGGGCCGATCCCGTGGTCCCGGAGGTGTCGGCGGCCCGCTCCGCTTCGGACGTCCTGGTGGTCGTGACGTCGGTGCGGGCGGACCCCGACTCGTGGCGGGTACCCGCCCGACGTTCCCCGGCGGCGATCTGCCTGCTGCTCGGCGACGAGCCGGGGGTGTCGGTGGATTCCGGTGTGACGGTCCTGCGGGCTCCCACGGCGAACGAGGCGGTCGGGTGGTGGAACAAGTTCGTGGCATGA